AGCTCGTCTAAGCTTTTTGATGTAGTTCCTCTTGCAGATCCTTATGCGGTACTCCAGATTTTTGCTACGGGAAGCCTTGTAGCTGCTGATGCACTCATTGGTGCAATTATTATCACGCTTTTTTATGCGACGGTTGGGGGAAGAGCATTTTGTAGCTACGTCTGTCCAGTCAATATGGTAACAGATTTGGCAAATTTCCTCAGACGCAAATGGAATTTGGATAAATTTGAGAAAAAATGGTGGGCAAGTAGGAATATTCGCTATTGGGTGATAGGAATAAGCTTTATCCTCTCGTTTGTGCTTGGTACAGCAGCTTTTGAGTTAGTAAGCCCTGTTTCTATGACACATCGTGGCTTGATATTTGGTATGGGGTTTGGTTGGGCTGCGATTGTGACAATATTTTTGTTTGATCTGTTCATTCTCAAAAATGGATGGTGTGGGCATATCTGTCCATTAGGGGGCTTTTACTCACTCATTGGTCGATTTAGCCTCTTTCGTGTGCGTCATAATCAGCCAAACTGTACACTCTGTATGAAGTGTAAAGAGGTGTGTCCTGAAAAAGAGGTGCTCTATATGATAGGCAAAAAAAGTCAGATCGTAGATATGGGCGAATGTACACTCTGTGGCAGATGTGTAGAAGTATGTGATGATGACGCACTCGGGTTTAGTATACGTAATTTTGTAAAAAAAGGAGATCAAGATGAAACTTAAAAAATTCTTGGGAGTTTCTGCAGTGCTTGCAATGCTCTTTGCAGCAGGGTGCGGTGCAGCAACTGCACAAAAAACTAAAGTTGTAAGTGAAGATCAGCTCAGCTATCAAAGTAAAGGAACTCCACCAAAAGTAGAATATTCTAATGCAGCTCCTGGGACTGCAAAAAAATTTGCTAGAAGTTATGAGAATGCTCCACCTATGATTCCTCATAGTGTAGATGGGCTTTTACCTATTACTATAAAAAACA
The Nitratiruptor tergarcus DSM 16512 genome window above contains:
- the napH gene encoding quinol dehydrogenase ferredoxin subunit NapH; amino-acid sequence: MSKLWKKYRFLILRRFTQIAILALYIGANLWGWKILQGNLSSSKLFDVVPLADPYAVLQIFATGSLVAADALIGAIIITLFYATVGGRAFCSYVCPVNMVTDLANFLRRKWNLDKFEKKWWASRNIRYWVIGISFILSFVLGTAAFELVSPVSMTHRGLIFGMGFGWAAIVTIFLFDLFILKNGWCGHICPLGGFYSLIGRFSLFRVRHNQPNCTLCMKCKEVCPEKEVLYMIGKKSQIVDMGECTLCGRCVEVCDDDALGFSIRNFVKKGDQDET